A window from Salvia miltiorrhiza cultivar Shanhuang (shh) chromosome 2, IMPLAD_Smil_shh, whole genome shotgun sequence encodes these proteins:
- the LOC131011560 gene encoding ATP synthase gamma chain 2, chloroplastic-like, whose product MSSLISSTSLSSNDCGSISFHSQLNPFPFLGLSLSSRPHTSQPPNPPLIQNGLRQIRERMESVKNTQKITEAMKLVAAAKVRRAQEAVINGRPFAQSLVEMLYSINEQCQLDDVEVPLTAVRPVRRVALIVVTGERGLCGSFNNAILRKAELRIAELRNRGLDCTLISVGKKGNAYFRRRDNVKVDRFVEGDSFPTTKEAQVIADYVFSLFLCEEVDKVELLYTKFVSLIKSDPVVHTLLPLSGEGEAQDVNGRSVDAGDDEFFRLTTKGGKLAVERDNVTVKKKAMLPNYQFEQDPAQILDALMPLYLNSQILRALQESFASELASRMNAMSSATDNAVELRKSLSMSYNRERQAKITGDILEIIAGAEFLRNSD is encoded by the coding sequence ATGTCTTCTCTTATCTCGTCGACGTCTCTCTCTTCCAACGACTGCGGTTCAATCTCTTTCCATTCTCAGCTCAACCCGTTTCCGTTTCTCGGTCTTTCCCTCTCTTCAAGGCCTCACACCTCTCAGCCACCAAACCCCCCGTTGATTCAAAACGGGCTCCGTCAAATCCGAGAAAGAATGGAGTCCGTGAAGAACACGCAAAAAATCACCGAAGCAATGAAGCTGGTGGCTGCGGCCAAGGTACGGAGAGCTCAAGAAGCCGTAATCAACGGCCGCCCCTTCGCCCAATCCCTCGTGGAGATGCTGTATAGCATCAATGAGCAGTGCCAATTGGATGACGTGGAGGTCCCGTTAACGGCCGTTAGGCCCGTCAGGAGAGTTGCCCTAATCGTCGTCACCGGCGAAAGAGGGCTTTGCGGGAGTTTCAACAATGCGATATTGAGGAAGGCTGAGCTGCGGATTGCGGAATTAAGGAATCGCGGATTGGATTGCACATTAATCAGCGTTGGGAAAAAGGGCAATGCCTATTTTAGAAGGAGGGATAATGTGAAAGTGGATAGGTTTGTTGAGGGGGACAGCTTCCCCACAACTAAAGAAGCTCAAGTGATTGCTGATTACGTGTTTTCATTGTTTCTGTGTGAGGAAGTTGATAAAGTGGAGCTTTTGTATACCAAATTCGTTTCGTTGATAAAGTCTGATCCGGTTGTGCATACTCTGCTTCCTCTATCCGGGGAGGGGGAAGCTCAGGATGTGAATGGGAGGAGTGTCGATGCAGGGGATGACGAGTTCTTTAGACTGACTACGAAGGGAGGGAAGTTGGCTGTCGAGAGGGATAATGTGACAGTGAAGAAGAAGGCAATGCTGCCTAATTATCAGTTCGAGCAGGATCCTGCGCAGATTCTTGATGCGCTGATGCCTCTGTATTTGAATAGCCAGATCTTGAGGGCGTTGCAGGAGTCGTTTGCTAGCGAACTGGCTTCTAGGATGAATGCAATGAGTAGTGCAACTGATAACGCGGTGGAGTTGAGGAAGTCCCTTTCAATGAGTTATAATCGCGAGAGGCAGGCGAAGATCACTGGCGACATATTGGAGATTATTGCAGGAGCCGAGTTCCTTAGGAATTCAGACTAA